The Vibrio rhizosphaerae genome contains the following window.
CCGAAAAAATTTCCAACTGCGTTAATGTCATAACGACCCCATGAGTAAATGCTCATTTCCTTATGAGTGATCATATCGATAAGTATATAAGACCATATGAATCAAATCTTTTCTATGGACTTCCCCATAAAACAACAACGGCTCATAAAACAATCATGGCAAAGGAGTGCGGTATGATTTATCAGTCACAACGCCCGACGGATGGCGTTTCATCTCTATGGCCGGAAATCAACGGCTATTTTTTATCTTTTCAGGAAATCCCTGCACATTGTCGGCCAAAAAATCAAACGCAGCAGACGTTTCATCAACTCTTGGCCGGATTTGACGGCACCATTAGTTGTGAAATCCGAGAGTTTTATCGTTTTAATTTACATCTTGCTCAAATGAACTGGCGCGAAATCCAAAGACCGGAATTCAAACTCATCTATCAAGCTTGCGAAGCCTGGACGCGGTTTCAGTATGAACAAGCCTATACCCTGATGAGAGTTCACTTGAAAAGATTTCCGACAGATGTGATTGCGCTGTATATCTTACACATGTTTGAGTTCTGCACCGGCCGAACCACACGTCTGGTTGATGTGCTGGCACAATGTGAAGCGGCTTTGCCCCGGACACATGATCTCTACCCTTTCTATCTCGCTATCAAGTCTTTCGTTCTGTGTGAATGCCAGCAATACGAACAAGCATTAGCCGCCGGCTGGGATTCTATCGAAACCTGTCCGGATAATGTCTACGGGATCCATGCGCTTGTCCATGTACTGCACGAAACGGAACAATGGGCACAAATTATTGAATTCCTAAATCACCGAACCTCGTCATGGATGAATAATCCGGGGATGAAAATTCACATCTGCTGGCACCTCGTGATTGCCTACGAACAAAACCAGATGCCGGAAGCGGCTTTAGAAACCTTCCACACCTTGTGCCACATGAAACAAACCCCGTTTGCCAAACAAGACCTCGATGCGGTCGGGTTTCTGTGGCGACTACATCTGAAACATACCGATCAGGGGGCTCAGAAACAGTGGCAGCAGCAGTGGCTGAAACTGGCAACACTCTGGACAGGAGTGATTGAAAACTCAGTATCTTATCTCCATAAGCTTCATGCAGCACTGTCATTCTCTGCCACCAATCAACCTTTTCTGATTGAAAAGCTCATTGCTGAATGTGACGGTTTCGGGATTGATCCACAAACACACCGGACCGGCGTTGCTATTTTAAAAGCGATTCATCAGTTCACTCTCGGGCAGTATCAAACCTGTCTGTCGGAGTTAGAACAGTGCCAGCAATCCTGGCATCTCATCGGTGGCAGTCGTGCACAGCGCGACATACTTCATCTCACCAAAGCGTATGCGGAACAGCACGCACAACACGCCCTCAACATAGCGAGTTAATAAAATATGAGCCATCCGAAAAAACATCCCGTGCGATCCGATGAGGGCCGGCTTCATCATCCCGGCATCTACCTCAAACTCGCGGTGGTTTCGATCATCTGGGGCGGAACATTCGTTGCCGGGCGAGCCATCAATCCGGAAATTCCTCCGCTGGTCTCGGCAACACTACGTTTCTTGCTGGCCGGTGTCACTCTGGTACTGGTGTTAATCGTGACCGGAAGAGGCTTTATCCGCATCACGAAACAGCAACTCTGTGTCCTGTTCGGACTCGGTTTCTGTGGCATCTACACCTACAACCTGTTTTTCTTTGCTGGATTACAACAAATTGGTGCCTCCCGCGCCTCGCTGATCGTGGCTGCCAATCCGGCGATGATCGCCATCGCTTCTTTTGTGTTCTATAAAGAGCGTTTTTCACTGACACGCCTGTGCGGTATTGCCCTTTGCATTGGTGGTGCCGTGATGGTAATCCTCAGTAAATCTCCCCAGCTAGTCAGTCAGGCACAAACCTCAGGGAGCGGCGATCTGATGATTGTCGGCTGTGTACTCAGTTGGGTTGCCTATAGTGTCTTCGGCAGACGCACGGTGCAAACCATCGGGGCATTGCATACGGTTACTTATTCGGTGTTAGCAGGCGCAGTCATGCTGACATTCACCACCTTGTTCAGTGGTCAGCTAACAACGGAGACTCTGGCACAGATCCATGTTCAGGACCTGTTCGGTCTCAGTTATCTGGGCATTCTCGGGTCAGCGCTTGCTTATATCTGGTACTACAGTGGCATTGAGAAGATCGGGGCAACCCGGGCCGGTGCTTTTATCGCACTCAATCCAATTGCAGCGGTCTCGCTGGGCGCACTCCTGCTCGGCGAACGTCTCAGTGTGTTGATGGGCGTTGGCGGCTTGCTGGCTATTGTGGGGATTTTGCTCTGTAATCGCCCGGAACACTCAAAGTCAAGCCGGGTCACACCCGACCCGTTACTGGTGACTCAGCCCGTGAAGTGATTGTTTATAGATGAAGTGTTGGGGAACATAGGACTATTGTACTGGCAGGCACGTTTTGCCGAGAGACTTCCGTGATTGGCATTCAAATGCAGGTCCTCAAACACTCGTATGCAAACCTTATCCCCAAAAAATTGCCCACCGGTCGGTGGGCAATTGGTTTTATCGAACCACAGGGCTTGGGTTTAAATATCCGTCACCAAAGTCCGGAATGTCGGTTGCATGATTTCAGCAATCAAATTCACAAACGGTGGTCTGAGCAAACTGAAGTGATCGGCCCGACTCTCAACGCAATTTAGGTTGAGTGACTGGGTCTGCCACGCTTCTTTGACACCTGCTTTCATATCCTGTGTGAACACCAGATTGACCAGCGTATTTGGCTGTACCGCTGGCTGATAATGCGTTCGGATATTGGTCGCAAAGACCCGGAAAATACCATCCAAGTCATCCACACCGGTGTTATCCGTCAGTACGCCTTGCGCCACCAGATAACCATGCACCAGCGTTAACCGTTCCCGGTGAGTGAGACCTTTCAGGTCTTGCTCAGTCAGGCCTAAAGCGGCACCTTGTCTCTCAAACTGTTCGACGAGCAGCATCAGTGCCGACAGGTCACTGTACTCACGCGGCGTCGCATCCGGCGCTTCAGAATCAGCAATCGTCAGTGACGCAACCTGAATGCCTTCTGCTTCCAGCAGTGTGGCCAGTTCGAGGGCTACCCATCCCCCGAACGAGTGTCCGACAATATGAATCGGCCCGATACAGGTTCTCGACGCCAGCGCTTTCAGATAGAAAGCCGCAGCCGCTTCAACCGTTGTATGCGGAATATCATGACCTTTGAGACCACGCGGCTGGAAGCCAAGCACACTCCAGTCGGATTCAATCGACTGCACCAATCCCATGAAGGCACAGACATTGACACCGGCACCGGGAATACACAATACCGTCGGCCCGTGTCCGTTGCCTTCCTGTAAGGTTACCAACGGATCATACGGCGCGTTGCGCATCACTTTACCGGCGGCATAAGCTTTCTCCCGATCATGCAGATCGTTTGAAATGGCCTGACCGAGATAGCCGATATAAGGCTCAACAATCAAGTGATAATGCGTTGTACCCGGAATCGTTGTCGGACGAATCGAGTCTTGAGGTAAGAAACGATCCCAACGCAGATAAGGCACCACATCAGCCGCTTCACCTTCAGGACGCAACTCAGCCACATAGAGATCGATATCGACCGGGAGATTTTTGTACTCGTATTCCGCCCGGATCAACGCCTCTCGGTGCTGCATCCAGTTCATAAAATACGTATCGGTCCAACCCGCCGGTAACATCCCCATGTCTTTGGCCATCCGGTAGTGATCTTTCCATGTCATGCCCTCTTCCAGCGTACTTTCCGATTCAGCCAGACCATAGATGTCATACGCAAGACCGTCGTAAATCTCTTTACTCATCAGCAGAATCTTCTGCTCTTCCGTCAGATGCTCTTCACCGACATGCCGCGGTACAATCGCTTTCTCAGCCGTCGTATCAATGACACCGATGTATTCAATCTCCTGATCCTGCCCGAGCAGTTGTCTGGCAACTTCATAAGCCAGTGTGCCGCCCAGTGAAATCCCCGTCATGCGATACGGCCCTTCCGGTTGGGTTTCCCGGATAATTCTGACGTAACGTGCTGCGGCCCCCTGAATGGTGTAGAACGGTGGCGTATTACGTGCCGGTGCAACCAGACCGTAAACCGCAATATCTTGATCGATATAAGAGGTCAGCAAAGGTGAATAAAGCATTTCGCCACTGGCTTCCGGCACAATAAACAGCGGCCGCTGCTCATCGCTTGCCGGACGAAGTGCCACCGCATGTTCAATTAACACCTCAGAACTACGCTGAATGTAGTCGGCAATATCAGCAAGCCGTGATGCAGAAAACAGCGTCGAGAGTGTCAGTTCATAGCCATGCTGACGGGCTTCGTTGAGAAACTGTACCGCGACCAGAGAGTGACCGCCCAATTCAAAGAAGCTGTCGTTGCGCCCTACTTTTTCAACGCCGAGCAATCGCTGCCAAATCGCAGCAATGGTTTCTTCGACTTCCCCTTCTGGCGGAACATAAACCTGAGTGACGAAGTCGGCCGCTTCCGGCTCCGGCAATGATTTACGATCAACCTTTCCGTTCGGTGTCAGCGGAATCTGGTCAAGTTTGACATAAGCCACAGGCACCATGTAATCGGGCAGACGAGCAGACAGATAGGCCCGTAGTGGTGCCGTCTGCGCATTACCGACATAGTAAGCCAGCAAACGCTGATCATGATTCGGTGTTTTCTCTGCAATCACGACCGCTTCAGCAACCCCATGATGAGTGCTCATGCAGGCGCTGATTTCTCCCAGTTCGATGCGGAAACCACGAATTTTCACCTGACTGTCATTACGACCCAGATATTCAATCGTCCCATCGGCGGTCCAACGGCCTAAATCACCACTGCGATACATCCGGGCACCGAGTTCATAAGAATACGGGTCATCGAGGAAACGTTCTTCCGTCATCTCGGGGCGGTTGAGGTAACCTCTGGCGACACTCTTACCGCTGATATAAATTTCCCCTTTGACGCCAATCGGCACCGGTTGCTGATACGCATCCAGAATATAGATACTGGTATTATCGACCGGTGAACCGATGTGCAGTAAATCGTCTGTCGGCTGAATCACGCCCGACGTTGCAACAACAGTGGTTTCGGTTGGGCCGTAGTTATTCACCAGCGTAAAGGATGTCTCCGGATGGGGATGGTGGTTCAGTCGATCCCCGCCCACTAACAGCGTCCGCAGTGTCGGGTGGTCAAGTTGTCTTGACAACACCAGTTCAGCAATCGGTGTGGACATAAATCCCACTTCAATCGGTTGTGAGATCCACCACGCGAGTAACTGCTCCGGATCGCGGGAAATATCGAGCGTCGGCAGCATCACATGGGCTCCGGTACAAAGTGGCGGCCAGATTTCCCACACGGCCGCGTCGAAACCGACCCCCGCCACACTGGAGACACAAGTGCCGGGCTTAATCTCAAATGCCCGATTGTGCCAATGTACCAGATTCGCCAGATTACGGTGTTCAACCATCACCCCTTTCGGCTGTCCGGTTGAGCCCGAGGTGTAAATGATATAGGCCAAATGATCCGGTCGGATATGCTCGGATTGTGGATTGTTTGTCGGATAATCGCGCCATATAAACAGTTCTGTGCTGATGTTAATCACACGAATCTCTGTTGTGCCGACAATCGTTTCCGTCTCGAGGATACCGTCAGATAAAATCAGTGTCGGCTGACTATCCGCAACCATATATTGCAGGCGGTCGGCAGGATAACTCGGATCCATCGGGATATAACAGCCACCGGCCTTGAGCGTCGCCAGCATCGCAACAATGAGGTCAGTGTTACGGTCAAAACAGAGGCCAACCCGCTGGTCGGGAGCCACCCCTTGGGCCCGCAGATAATAAGCAAGACGGTTGGCTTGCTGATTCAGCTCGCGATATGTCAGTTTCTGAGTCTCACTCACCACCGCGATGACTTCCGGATACTCGGCAGCCTGCTGTTCAAACAGCGTGTGGACACAGATATCAGTCACAGCGGAAGTACGCGTTGCGTTCAGTTGATTAACCACTTTCCGGTATTCATCTTTCGGCAGGATATTCAACGCATGAATGAGCTGTTTCGGTTGCGCTTCCAACGCGGAGACCAACTCGCGCAAAGCACGCATAACCATCGCGCCGACCCGTTCACAGCCGATACTTTCATCGACCTGAATATCTAAGGAAAACCCGAGTTTTGGATTGTCATTCACCGACAGTGTGATCGGATAGTTTGTCCGCTCTTCGGTAAACAGCAAATTCATCGGTCCGCTCTCAATCCCTGTTTGGCTGTTGCCGCCATCGTAACGATAGTTGAGCAAGCTGCTAAACAGCGGGGTTTGTGGTGCAACGCCACTACACTGCTGCGCCAGAGACAATGAACCATGTTCATACTCGAGCATTTCAGCCAAATGTTGATGCGTATACTGAACCGCTTCTGTGACTGTTTCATTGGACAGCGACAAACGTAACGGTAAGGTATTGAGGAACATTCCCAGCACCCGATCCGCCCCGGCACCACCGGCCATCCGGCCAAATAATACCGTGCCGAAAACCACATCATCACGACCTGTAGTTGCCCGGACCACCAGCCCCCAAGCCAGATGGAATAAACTCGCAGCACTGACGCCCTGACGGCGGGCCTGCTCCCGAATCAACTGAGACAGATCCGCCTCAACCGGTAAATGCAGCTCATGAATTTCGTGGCCGTCCCCTTGCACATTGAGTAAACCGAATGGCGCAGAAGGCTCATCAATATCGCCGAGACGTTCACAGAAGTAAGCACTCTCTTTTTCCGGATTGCTGTCCAGCCGGCTCTCAAACACAAAGTTTCTGAACGGAAGTGGTACCGGCAGTTGTTCCACCTGTTTAAGCAGATGCGCCTGCACTTCTTCCATCATCAGTTCTAAGGTGGTGTGATCAAGGCAGAAATGGTGCATCAGCAAACAGAGTAACCATCGTCCTTCCGCAACATCTTCAACCTGATAAGCTTCAATCATCGGTGCCCGATGAACATCCAGACGGGTCAGACTTGGATCAAAGCGTTGCTGAATCGCTTTGACCATGTTCGAACCTTCAAGCTTCAGCTCGGTCAGCGGCAGCACCGCATCACGCCATACCACCTGAACCGGCACATCCAGTTGATCCCAGACGAGACTGGTTCTGAGGATGTCATGACGTTTCACCACCGCCTGAAGC
Protein-coding sequences here:
- a CDS encoding DMT family transporter, with the translated sequence MSHPKKHPVRSDEGRLHHPGIYLKLAVVSIIWGGTFVAGRAINPEIPPLVSATLRFLLAGVTLVLVLIVTGRGFIRITKQQLCVLFGLGFCGIYTYNLFFFAGLQQIGASRASLIVAANPAMIAIASFVFYKERFSLTRLCGIALCIGGAVMVILSKSPQLVSQAQTSGSGDLMIVGCVLSWVAYSVFGRRTVQTIGALHTVTYSVLAGAVMLTFTTLFSGQLTTETLAQIHVQDLFGLSYLGILGSALAYIWYYSGIEKIGATRAGAFIALNPIAAVSLGALLLGERLSVLMGVGGLLAIVGILLCNRPEHSKSSRVTPDPLLVTQPVK
- a CDS encoding non-ribosomal peptide synthetase — translated: MNDNHKSSIQLERESHLALPLSSAQRGIWFAQELKPDAHGKFFKITEYLEISGVVQPDLFEIAIRRTAREIESFQQVFELTPQGPKQRFGVDPSWELPILDFQAEQDPQRAAKAWLKADLARPFDLEQGPPFSFALLQLGPERFWYYACVHHLVLDGFGGVLLSSRVAEIYSALVAGEEPPACQFISLAEAIEIEREYKTSKQYQRDKEYWQEVLKDRPAPVSLSDKQAPCTDIIRKQMYLPASTNRMLRELAVECKSQVPQLLIALIAIYLHRVTGEDDLVVGCPMVARTNKRLRLFPGMVSNVLPLRLNIGTEDTLVDTVSQVKRRILGAVRHQCYRGEDLASDLGILTESEQLFSTDINILPFEYEMKFGEAPVNVNNLTLGPIDDLSINICDRGPQQGLELCIDANAALYSEMTLASHFYRLMHFFSCAAAEPAQTAVSEYNLQMPEEGSMIEAWNQTQIAFPPAQSVHELFERQASEEPEHIALTCAGESVNYGGLNIRANRLAHYLRSVGVGPESRVAICCGRGADLLIAMLATLKAGGGYVPLDPAYPAERLQYMLADSEPTVVLTDGVIELGDLVAETLPESRLIHTQQDRGLWFEQPSSNPKVSDLGPENLAYIIYTSGSTGQPKGVMVEHRQLLNLVNWHNRAFHVQQGTYASCVAGLGFDAVVWEVWPPLSAGATLTMPSLEASRDPEQLLEWWVAQPIEVGFLPTPIAELAFARRVAPKTLRYLLVGGDRLTRQPDESVSFTLVNNYGPTETTVVATSGAIRAADDVLHIGSPIANTHIYILDEQLRPVPLGVTGEIYIGGNSVSRGYLNRPEMTAERFLADPFREQQAGKMYRTGDLARWRLDGTIEYQGRNDSQVKIRGFRIELGEIATALQACSGIQSAVVTVLHAGESSERLVAYYTSQPDASIEIETLKQRLSESLPSYMVPAAFVGLDAIPLTANGKIDYRALPEPDAEAFVHRHYEAPRGNVEQLLASIWQSLLNVEQVGRHDNFFELGGHSLLAVQLIERLRHHYYHLAIKSLFTTPTLAGLAQTLSQSSKTNRQVPPNLIPAGCTQITPEMLSMVELSQSQIDTIAASVPGGAANIQDIYPLAPLQEGILFHHLLEEKGDPYITRAIKAFTSQDELQQFVDALQAVVKRHDILRTSLVWDQLDVPVQVVWRDAVLPLTELKLEGSNMVKAIQQRFDPSLTRLDVHRAPMIEAYQVEDVAEGRWLLCLLMHHFCLDHTTLELMMEEVQAHLLKQVEQLPVPLPFRNFVFESRLDSNPEKESAYFCERLGDIDEPSAPFGLLNVQGDGHEIHELHLPVEADLSQLIREQARRQGVSAASLFHLAWGLVVRATTGRDDVVFGTVLFGRMAGGAGADRVLGMFLNTLPLRLSLSNETVTEAVQYTHQHLAEMLEYEHGSLSLAQQCSGVAPQTPLFSSLLNYRYDGGNSQTGIESGPMNLLFTEERTNYPITLSVNDNPKLGFSLDIQVDESIGCERVGAMVMRALRELVSALEAQPKQLIHALNILPKDEYRKVVNQLNATRTSAVTDICVHTLFEQQAAEYPEVIAVVSETQKLTYRELNQQANRLAYYLRAQGVAPDQRVGLCFDRNTDLIVAMLATLKAGGCYIPMDPSYPADRLQYMVADSQPTLILSDGILETETIVGTTEIRVINISTELFIWRDYPTNNPQSEHIRPDHLAYIIYTSGSTGQPKGVMVEHRNLANLVHWHNRAFEIKPGTCVSSVAGVGFDAAVWEIWPPLCTGAHVMLPTLDISRDPEQLLAWWISQPIEVGFMSTPIAELVLSRQLDHPTLRTLLVGGDRLNHHPHPETSFTLVNNYGPTETTVVATSGVIQPTDDLLHIGSPVDNTSIYILDAYQQPVPIGVKGEIYISGKSVARGYLNRPEMTEERFLDDPYSYELGARMYRSGDLGRWTADGTIEYLGRNDSQVKIRGFRIELGEISACMSTHHGVAEAVVIAEKTPNHDQRLLAYYVGNAQTAPLRAYLSARLPDYMVPVAYVKLDQIPLTPNGKVDRKSLPEPEAADFVTQVYVPPEGEVEETIAAIWQRLLGVEKVGRNDSFFELGGHSLVAVQFLNEARQHGYELTLSTLFSASRLADIADYIQRSSEVLIEHAVALRPASDEQRPLFIVPEASGEMLYSPLLTSYIDQDIAVYGLVAPARNTPPFYTIQGAAARYVRIIRETQPEGPYRMTGISLGGTLAYEVARQLLGQDQEIEYIGVIDTTAEKAIVPRHVGEEHLTEEQKILLMSKEIYDGLAYDIYGLAESESTLEEGMTWKDHYRMAKDMGMLPAGWTDTYFMNWMQHREALIRAEYEYKNLPVDIDLYVAELRPEGEAADVVPYLRWDRFLPQDSIRPTTIPGTTHYHLIVEPYIGYLGQAISNDLHDREKAYAAGKVMRNAPYDPLVTLQEGNGHGPTVLCIPGAGVNVCAFMGLVQSIESDWSVLGFQPRGLKGHDIPHTTVEAAAAFYLKALASRTCIGPIHIVGHSFGGWVALELATLLEAEGIQVASLTIADSEAPDATPREYSDLSALMLLVEQFERQGAALGLTEQDLKGLTHRERLTLVHGYLVAQGVLTDNTGVDDLDGIFRVFATNIRTHYQPAVQPNTLVNLVFTQDMKAGVKEAWQTQSLNLNCVESRADHFSLLRPPFVNLIAEIMQPTFRTLVTDI